Proteins encoded by one window of Dehalococcoidales bacterium:
- the obgE gene encoding GTPase ObgE gives MFDKVEIIVKAGNGGDGAASFRREKFVPFGGPDGGDGGRGGSVIIRADDDVSDLRYFRQNRVYGANTGKNGSSQRKSGRSGADLILKVPSGTIVTEKTEDGEGVILADLKEKGQEVVAAAGGNGGLGNSHFSSSINQAPVLAQKGEEGEQKTVILELKLIADAGIVGYPNVGKSSLVAVASAATPKIADYPFTTLEPVLGTVVVGHHAFVLAEIPGLIEGAGLGRGLGHDFLKHVVRTKLLVHLLNGDSPSPVDDMIQVNNELSVFDAALGKKPQIVVVNKIDIPEVRERISEIQSVFNEIGIKVHFISAATGEGVSALMAEVLKEVDNITPPEVTSDEDEESFAVFRPQPRGSDTKVIRDGDVFVIENNSLERIIEGTDVSKTEAKRQLIGLLTRPHMKRILERAGVQPGDRIRCGSFEWRW, from the coding sequence ATGTTTGATAAAGTAGAGATAATTGTAAAAGCGGGTAACGGCGGCGACGGTGCTGCCAGTTTCCGCCGTGAAAAGTTTGTTCCTTTTGGCGGCCCCGATGGCGGTGACGGCGGGCGGGGAGGCAGTGTTATTATCCGCGCCGATGACGATGTCAGCGACCTTAGATATTTTCGTCAAAATCGGGTCTATGGCGCCAATACCGGTAAAAACGGTTCAAGCCAGCGTAAATCGGGTCGTAGCGGCGCTGATCTTATTCTGAAAGTTCCGTCGGGCACAATAGTTACCGAAAAAACAGAAGACGGCGAGGGGGTAATCCTTGCCGATTTAAAGGAAAAGGGTCAGGAGGTGGTAGCGGCTGCCGGCGGTAACGGCGGATTGGGAAACAGCCATTTTTCATCTTCAATTAACCAGGCGCCGGTGCTTGCCCAAAAAGGGGAAGAGGGGGAACAAAAAACAGTTATCCTCGAATTAAAGTTGATTGCCGATGCCGGAATCGTCGGTTATCCCAATGTCGGAAAATCTTCGCTAGTGGCGGTAGCTTCGGCGGCCACCCCGAAAATTGCCGACTATCCTTTTACGACGCTGGAACCGGTTCTCGGAACAGTTGTCGTCGGTCATCATGCCTTTGTTTTAGCCGAGATACCGGGTTTAATTGAAGGAGCCGGTTTGGGCAGGGGTTTAGGTCACGATTTTTTAAAGCACGTCGTCAGAACGAAGTTACTGGTGCACCTTTTAAACGGTGATTCGCCGTCGCCGGTTGATGATATGATTCAGGTTAACAACGAGCTTAGCGTTTTTGACGCCGCTCTGGGCAAGAAACCGCAAATTGTGGTTGTTAATAAAATCGATATCCCCGAAGTAAGAGAAAGAATCTCCGAGATTCAATCTGTTTTTAATGAAATCGGAATCAAAGTACACTTTATTTCGGCGGCCACGGGAGAAGGTGTCAGTGCGCTGATGGCTGAGGTTTTAAAGGAAGTTGATAACATTACGCCGCCGGAGGTAACCTCGGATGAAGATGAAGAATCGTTTGCCGTCTTCCGCCCGCAGCCGAGGGGGAGCGATACAAAAGTTATCCGAGACGGGGATGTATTTGTTATCGAAAATAACAGCCTTGAGCGTATCATAGAGGGAACGGATGTCTCAAAAACAGAAGCCAAGCGTCAGTTAATCGGCCTTTTGACTCGCCCTCATATGAAAAGAATATTGGAAAGAGCCGGCGTGCAGCCGGGTGACAGAATACGCTGCGGCAGTTTTGAGTGGCGTTGGTGA
- a CDS encoding tetratricopeptide repeat protein, which translates to MSYENEEKARLMRQQSKKAIALAMEGRWREAVDANKAIIETFPEDVDSFNRLGRAYVELGEYNAASEAYSRAKQLDPHNLIAEKNLHRIAHLIEIGAKPEENTSKVEPNVFIEEIGKAGIVKLIQLAPEKVLAKVDAGDKVQLKTVESNLVVENSANEYLGLVEPRYSQRLIRLIDGGNRYSATVISVSDDNLAVIIRETYQHPSQFGQLSFPSKSSGSSIKPYVSDKILKRKLDYGDSLIDLEYIDDSGEDADLLSEEITEDSVESDDLVEEDE; encoded by the coding sequence ATGTCATACGAAAACGAAGAAAAAGCAAGATTGATGAGGCAGCAAAGCAAAAAGGCGATAGCTTTGGCGATGGAGGGGCGTTGGCGTGAGGCTGTAGATGCCAACAAAGCGATTATCGAAACGTTCCCCGAAGACGTTGATTCCTTTAACCGTCTGGGGCGGGCCTATGTTGAGCTGGGGGAATATAATGCCGCCAGTGAAGCCTATAGCCGTGCCAAGCAATTGGACCCTCACAATCTTATTGCCGAGAAGAATCTGCACAGGATTGCTCACTTAATCGAAATCGGTGCCAAGCCGGAAGAAAACACTTCGAAGGTAGAACCGAACGTATTTATTGAGGAAATCGGTAAAGCAGGAATTGTAAAACTGATTCAACTGGCGCCGGAAAAGGTTTTGGCTAAAGTTGATGCCGGTGATAAGGTTCAGTTGAAAACAGTTGAATCCAACTTGGTAGTGGAAAACAGCGCCAACGAGTACCTTGGATTGGTTGAACCGCGTTACAGCCAGCGCTTAATCAGGCTGATTGACGGCGGCAATCGCTATTCGGCAACGGTAATCAGCGTTTCCGATGATAATTTGGCGGTAATAATCAGAGAAACTTACCAGCATCCCTCTCAGTTTGGGCAGCTCTCGTTCCCGTCAAAAAGCAGCGGCAGTAGTATCAAACCGTATGTAAGTGATAAAATATTAAAGCGCAAGTTAGATTACGGTGATTCATTAATAGATTTGGAATATATTGATGATTCCGGTGAAGACGCAGATCTGTTATCCGAAGAAATTACAGAAGACAGCGTGGAAAGTGATGATCTTGTTGAGGAAGACGAATAG
- the queD gene encoding 6-carboxytetrahydropterin synthase QueD, translated as MYKISVEQHFDAAHALRGYKGKCENLHGHRFQVQVSVIANELDGIGLAFDFTELKRILKEVLSRIDHANLNETPPFDTINPSSENIARTVFEQMKVELQDAPVKLAAVKVWESPESAVEYSEG; from the coding sequence ATGTATAAAATATCGGTGGAACAACATTTTGATGCCGCCCATGCCCTCAGGGGCTACAAAGGGAAGTGCGAAAATTTGCATGGGCATCGCTTTCAAGTGCAAGTATCGGTTATTGCCAACGAGCTGGATGGTATTGGCTTGGCGTTTGATTTTACCGAATTAAAAAGGATATTAAAGGAAGTCCTTTCGCGGATTGATCATGCCAACCTTAATGAAACGCCGCCGTTTGATACTATTAACCCCTCATCAGAAAATATTGCGCGCACGGTATTTGAGCAAATGAAGGTTGAATTGCAAGATGCGCCGGTTAAATTGGCGGCGGTTAAGGTCTGGGAATCTCCGGAAAGCGCTGTCGAATACTCGGAAGGTTAA
- the folK gene encoding 2-amino-4-hydroxy-6-hydroxymethyldihydropteridine diphosphokinase — MEYKTVYLGLGSNLGERKDNLDKAIDYLSQRIRITAKSSVYDTEAMENREQPHFLNMVCQVQTIFKPQDLLVLAKSIERKMGRMPNSHNAPRPIDIDILFYDDEVIETPELTVPHASLDNRAFVLVPMAEIAPNLVHPVTKQTMSTMLEQLKDGVQGVMKINCPT; from the coding sequence ATGGAATATAAAACAGTATATTTGGGGCTTGGTTCTAATTTGGGAGAACGCAAGGACAATTTGGATAAAGCAATTGATTATTTGTCCCAAAGAATACGCATAACGGCTAAATCTTCCGTATATGATACCGAGGCGATGGAAAATCGTGAACAGCCGCACTTTTTAAATATGGTTTGCCAGGTTCAAACAATTTTTAAGCCCCAAGACCTTCTGGTACTTGCAAAATCAATTGAACGCAAAATGGGACGGATGCCGAATTCGCATAACGCCCCGCGCCCGATTGATATCGATATCCTTTTTTATGATGATGAGGTAATTGAAACGCCCGAACTGACTGTTCCGCATGCCTCTTTGGATAATCGTGCTTTTGTACTGGTACCGATGGCTGAGATTGCGCCCAATTTAGTGCATCCGGTAACCAAGCAAACAATGAGCACTATGCTGGAACAGCTCAAAGACGGGGTGCAAGGCGTCATGAAAATAAATTGCCCGACTTAA
- the folP gene encoding dihydropteroate synthase has translation MDIKDCVPAPMRCGNRVFYWGERTYVMGIVNVSPDSFSGDGVSDFESAIYQAKLFAKQGADIIDIGGESTKPDYLPVSIEEEIARVVPLIEALVGNIEIPISIDTSKAEVARCAVQAGASMINDVWGLRKSPELVKIAAEAGVPLIITSNQRDNQAEDIMAAVILDLKAKIKMAESGGISPENIIVDPGIGFGKTPEQNLEIIRRLTELKSLKKALLLGSSRKSFIGKVLDLPENQRFEGTAATVAIGIANGADIVRVHDVEQMVRLCRMTDAIIRRKG, from the coding sequence GTGGATATAAAAGATTGCGTGCCTGCTCCTATGCGCTGCGGAAATAGGGTGTTTTACTGGGGAGAGCGCACATATGTAATGGGGATTGTTAATGTCAGCCCCGATTCATTTTCGGGAGACGGGGTCTCCGATTTTGAGTCCGCAATTTATCAGGCGAAACTCTTTGCCAAACAAGGCGCCGATATTATTGATATCGGCGGTGAGTCCACTAAACCCGATTATCTGCCGGTATCAATAGAAGAGGAAATCGCGAGGGTCGTTCCGCTAATTGAGGCATTAGTAGGTAATATAGAGATACCGATCAGTATTGATACCTCTAAAGCGGAGGTTGCCCGCTGTGCCGTTCAAGCCGGTGCAAGCATGATAAACGACGTTTGGGGGCTGCGTAAATCGCCGGAGCTGGTAAAAATCGCGGCGGAGGCCGGTGTGCCCCTCATTATAACCAGTAATCAGCGTGATAATCAGGCTGAGGATATTATGGCGGCGGTGATTCTCGATTTAAAAGCTAAAATTAAGATGGCCGAATCCGGCGGTATTTCTCCGGAGAACATAATTGTTGACCCGGGGATTGGTTTCGGGAAAACACCGGAGCAAAATCTTGAGATTATCAGAAGACTTACCGAGCTCAAATCTTTAAAAAAAGCGCTTCTGTTGGGGAGTTCCAGGAAATCGTTTATCGGCAAGGTATTGGATTTACCGGAAAATCAGAGGTTTGAAGGGACGGCGGCGACAGTGGCAATCGGCATTGCTAACGGTGCGGATATCGTTAGGGTGCATGATGTTGAGCAGATGGTGCGGCTATGCCGTATGACTGATGCTATAATAAGAAGAAAGGGATAA
- the nadD gene encoding nicotinate-nucleotide adenylyltransferase, producing the protein MKLGILGGTFDPIHNGHILIAETVLSRLDLAEVLLIPAGNPRFKNGGAVTDACHRLKMVELAAAGKPLFRVSAMEVERRGITYTVDTLRELKDKLGAQSELFFVMGWGSLAEFPLWHKPSEIISLSKLVVVPRQGLPKPDLAELDRKIPGLAKQTIMLDEPLVELSSSDIRGRIKNGADIQGLVPDSVAAYIAENRLYQ; encoded by the coding sequence ATGAAACTGGGTATCTTGGGGGGAACCTTCGATCCGATCCATAACGGGCATATCTTAATAGCGGAAACGGTTCTTTCCCGTTTAGACCTTGCGGAAGTGCTTTTAATACCCGCCGGTAATCCGCGTTTTAAAAATGGCGGGGCGGTTACCGATGCTTGTCATCGCCTCAAGATGGTTGAGCTGGCAGCCGCTGGCAAGCCCCTGTTTCGAGTTTCTGCAATGGAAGTAGAGCGGAGAGGGATAACCTATACCGTTGATACCTTGAGGGAGTTAAAAGACAAACTGGGGGCGCAGAGCGAGCTTTTCTTTGTAATGGGGTGGGGCAGCCTGGCGGAGTTTCCGTTATGGCATAAACCTTCCGAAATAATTTCGCTTTCTAAATTGGTTGTTGTACCGCGGCAGGGGTTACCCAAGCCTGATTTAGCGGAGTTGGACCGAAAAATACCCGGGCTTGCTAAACAAACTATTATGCTTGATGAACCTCTTGTCGAGCTTTCTTCATCGGATATCAGGGGTAGGATTAAAAACGGTGCGGATATTCAAGGGCTGGTACCCGATTCTGTTGCTGCGTATATTGCCGAAAATAGATTGTACCAATAA
- the gyrB gene encoding DNA topoisomerase (ATP-hydrolyzing) subunit B, whose amino-acid sequence MIHKNQDPNRSKDYSATDIQVLGGREAVRRRPGMYIGSTDQRGMHHLVYEIVHNSVDEAMAGFCTQIKINISKENVVTVIDNGRGIPVDIHATTKISALETVMTVLHAGAKFGGKTYQVSGGLHGVGSSVVNALSERMEVFVSRDGKKYYQEYKKGLPQKRVEAIGETDETGTTISFVADREIFTDDKYDFDTLNNRFREIAYLNKGLEISFYDENSNREQTFYFEGGIIGFVRHLNRNRTVLHKPPIHITKQEGSTIIETAIQYNDGYTDNTISFANCVNTVDGGTHLTGFRSALTRVLNDYAHKNKILKDSDPNLVGDDSREGLTAVISVKLAEPQFEGQTKGKLGNIEIKGITESAVAEGLALYLEENPDVAKRIIEKCITSARAREAARKARDLVIRKNSLESGTLPGKLADCSEKDPSLCELFLVEGQSAGGSAKEGRNRRFQAILPLRGKILNVEKATMERILSSEEIRNMITVLGSGIDDSMDLSKLRYHRVVLMADADVDGAHIRTLLLTFFFRHMPELIHNGHLYIAQPPLYKIKSGKTSQWVYNDQDKDLILQRFKKESKKAEVQRYKGLGEMSAEQLWETTMNPETRTMLRVNIEDASKSDEVFNMLMGGEVPPRKAFIQAHAKSVKNLDI is encoded by the coding sequence ATGATACACAAGAATCAAGATCCGAACAGAAGCAAAGATTATTCAGCCACAGATATCCAGGTGCTGGGTGGACGCGAAGCTGTCCGCCGCCGCCCCGGTATGTATATCGGTTCCACCGACCAGCGCGGTATGCATCATTTAGTCTATGAAATAGTCCACAACAGCGTTGATGAAGCCATGGCCGGCTTCTGTACACAAATTAAAATTAATATCAGCAAAGAAAATGTTGTAACGGTTATCGATAACGGCCGCGGTATTCCGGTCGATATCCATGCTACCACCAAGATATCCGCATTGGAAACGGTTATGACCGTTCTGCATGCCGGAGCCAAATTCGGCGGTAAAACCTACCAGGTTTCGGGCGGTTTGCACGGCGTCGGTTCCTCGGTGGTTAATGCCCTTTCGGAGCGCATGGAAGTTTTTGTCAGCCGCGACGGCAAAAAATACTACCAAGAGTATAAAAAAGGCCTCCCTCAAAAAAGGGTGGAGGCAATCGGCGAGACCGATGAAACGGGAACTACAATCTCGTTTGTCGCCGACAGAGAAATTTTTACCGATGACAAGTACGATTTTGATACGCTAAACAACCGTTTCCGTGAAATTGCCTACCTTAACAAGGGGTTGGAAATCTCTTTTTACGACGAAAACTCAAACAGAGAGCAAACCTTTTATTTTGAGGGCGGTATCATCGGCTTTGTCCGGCACTTAAATCGCAACCGCACGGTTCTGCATAAGCCGCCGATTCATATCACCAAACAAGAAGGCAGTACCATTATCGAGACGGCCATCCAGTACAACGATGGTTATACCGATAACACTATCAGCTTTGCCAACTGTGTCAATACGGTAGACGGCGGAACACACCTGACCGGATTCCGTTCGGCGCTGACTCGTGTACTAAACGATTATGCCCATAAAAACAAGATTTTAAAAGACAGTGATCCCAACCTTGTCGGTGATGATTCCCGAGAGGGGCTTACCGCCGTTATCAGCGTTAAATTAGCGGAACCCCAGTTTGAAGGTCAAACCAAAGGTAAATTGGGAAATATCGAAATTAAAGGCATAACGGAAAGCGCCGTTGCCGAAGGTTTGGCGCTCTATCTGGAAGAAAATCCGGATGTTGCCAAAAGAATAATTGAAAAATGTATTACCTCTGCCAGAGCCAGAGAAGCCGCCCGCAAGGCGCGCGACCTGGTTATCCGCAAAAACAGCCTTGAATCCGGCACCCTGCCCGGGAAACTTGCCGATTGTTCCGAGAAAGACCCTTCCCTTTGCGAGCTGTTTTTAGTGGAAGGCCAATCCGCCGGAGGTTCCGCCAAAGAGGGGCGCAATCGGCGTTTCCAAGCCATCCTGCCCTTAAGAGGTAAAATTCTTAACGTTGAAAAGGCCACCATGGAGCGTATCCTTTCCAGCGAAGAGATTCGCAATATGATTACCGTTCTCGGCAGCGGAATCGACGATTCAATGGACCTTTCGAAACTGCGCTACCATCGCGTTGTGCTGATGGCTGACGCCGACGTTGACGGTGCTCATATTCGAACGTTACTTTTGACCTTTTTCTTTAGGCATATGCCTGAATTAATCCATAACGGACATTTGTATATTGCGCAGCCGCCGCTTTACAAAATAAAGTCCGGCAAGACTTCACAGTGGGTTTATAACGACCAAGATAAAGACCTTATTCTGCAAAGATTCAAGAAAGAATCCAAAAAAGCAGAGGTTCAGAGGTATAAAGGTCTTGGTGAAATGAGCGCCGAGCAGTTATGGGAAACCACAATGAATCCGGAAACTCGTACGATGTTACGTGTTAATATCGAAGATGCTTCTAAATCGGATGAGGTTTTCAATATGCTGATGGGCGGCGAAGTTCCACCGCGTAAAGCCTTTATTCAAGCACATGCTAAAAGCGTTAAAAACCTGGATATCTAG